A region of Arabidopsis thaliana chromosome 5, partial sequence DNA encodes the following proteins:
- the CHX26 gene encoding cation/H+ exchanger 26 (cation/H+ exchanger 26 (CHX26); FUNCTIONS IN: monovalent cation:hydrogen antiporter activity, sodium:hydrogen antiporter activity; INVOLVED IN: cation transport; LOCATED IN: integral to membrane; EXPRESSED IN: male gametophyte, leaf, pollen tube; CONTAINS InterPro DOMAIN/s: Cation/H+ exchanger (InterPro:IPR006153); BEST Arabidopsis thaliana protein match is: cation/H+ exchanger 27 (TAIR:AT5G01690.1); Has 1807 Blast hits to 1807 proteins in 277 species: Archae - 0; Bacteria - 0; Metazoa - 736; Fungi - 347; Plants - 385; Viruses - 0; Other Eukaryotes - 339 (source: NCBI BLink).), whose translation MNNSVTSNGTHEFVCEAWLGSSSGGLLRGDDPLKYSTPLLLLLISLVSSLSSVFQALLRPLANVDFVTQILAGIFLGPSALGQNIDLVKKLFNTRSYFIIESFEAISFMFISYISTAQVDMGVIKRGGKLAIINGLSLFLFPYVVGAIACTVITSNIRGTVAKNNPEQLHNLLTNQSVVYFQVAYSVLSNLKMLNSEPGRLALSSIMVANCFGWGFFLLLITFDSFLHQNYSKTTYLPTFTKVLLLVGIVVVCRPIFNWIVKRTPEGKKLKASHLCTICVMLCTATFLSETVGFPYVVGSVALGLVTPKTPPFGTGLTDKIGSFCYAVLMPCYVIGIGNKVDFFSFNLRDIISLEFLIFTISAAKFASIVLPSLYFQVPISHAVIVGFIVCIQGIYDVQIFKQLLNYKNISHEAFGIMVISAMVHSTIFTAIVKNLYGWVQRKHITYRRQTVQHYEPNKPLKILTCFYHRETVPPILTVLELSTCPSSASSHSIVSVNLEELEQNNVPLLIQHHPGHNDESSTSSSRRDQISKAFEKFRSGHDLQENVSVECFTAVAPSKTMHEDVCALAFEKETDLIIFGMADGTAAERRLCRNVRNASPSSVAVLMDQGRLPDFKNMGTAMKNGSMRINICSIFLGGADDRETLAFAVRMTNQPYVNLTVLKLVDGENVSHLNDVVEKRLDFRTIEKFRQDTMNKHNVALREVWIKEASDLVNLLREEGNNYDLIMVGIRHEKSFEVLQGLSVWSEIEELGEIGDLLVSRDLKLSASVLAVQQQLSSVVEEV comes from the exons atgaacAATAGTGTTACAAGTAATGGCACACATGAATTTGTATGCGAGGCATGGTTGGGATCAAGCTCTGGCGGATTACTTAGAGGAGATGATCCATTGAAATATTCaactcctcttcttcttcttctcatttctctcgtctcttctctctcttccgtCTTCCAAGCTCTTCTCCGCCCTCTCGCAAATGTCGACTTCGTCACTCAAATTCTG GCTGGGATATTCTTAGGACCCTCGGCTTTGGGACAAAACAttgatttagtaaaaaaattattcaacaCAAGAAGCTATTTCATAATAGAATCATTTGAGGCAATATCCTTCATGTTCATCTCATACATAAGCACGGCTCAAGTGGACATGGGAGTTATAAAGCGAGGAGGCAAGCTAGCAATCATCAATGGATtatctctttttctgtttccttACGTGGTGGGCGCCATAGCATGTACAGTAATCACGAGCAACATCCGTGGAACCGTGGCGAAAAATAATCCCGAGCAGCTCCACAATTTACTAACAAACCAATCCGTAGTGTATTTTCAAGTGGCGTATTCGGTTTTGTCGAATCTCAAGATGCTGAACTCGGAGCCCGGAAGGTTAGCCCTCTCCTCCATAATGGTGGCTAACTGCTTCGGCTGGGGTTTTTTCCTCCTTTTGATTACCTTTGACAGTTTCTTGCATCAAAATTACTCCAAGACCACTTATCTGCCTACCTTCACAAAGGTACTACTGCTGGTTGGTATAGTAGTTGTGTGCCGACCAATATTCAACTGGATAGTGAAGAGAACCCCTGAAGGAAAGAAACTCAAGGCTTCCCATCTATGCACCATTTGCGTCATGTTGTGCACCGCCACTTTCCTGTCTGAAACTGTAGGGTTTCCTTACGTAGTCGGATCCGTGGCTCTCGGTCTTGTCACTCCTAAGACGCCTCCTTTCGGTACTGGTCTCACTGACAAGATCGGTAGCTTCTGTTATGCGGTTCTTATGCCGTGTTACGTCATCGGGATTGGTAACAAAGTGgatttcttttcattcaatCTACGCGACATCATATCTTTGGAGTTCCTTATCTTTACCATTAGTGCTGCAAAGTTTGCCTCCATCGTCCTTCCATCGCTTTACTTCCAAGTTCCTATATCACACGCAGTGATTGTCGGCTTCATCGTCTGCATACAAGGGATCTACGATGTCCAAATCTTCAAACAGCTCTTGAACTACAAG AATATAAGCCACGAGGCATTTGGGATAATGGTGATCTCTGCCATGGTTCACTCGACCATTTTCACGGCCATTGTCAAAAATCTCTACGGGTGGGTGCAGAGGAAACACATCACTTACCGGCGACAAACCGTTCAACACTACGAACCAAACAAACCTCTCAAGATCCTCACTTGTTTCTACCACCGTGAAACCGTTCCTCCCATCCTCACCGTCTTGGAGCTCTCTACTTGTCCCTCGAGCGCCTCTTCGCACTCCATCGTTTCCGTTAATCTCGAAGAGCTTGAGCAAAATAACGTCCCTCTCCTCATTCAACACCATCCAGGTCACAACGACGAGTCATCAACGTCTTCCAGCCGCAGAGATCAGATCTCCAAAGCCTTCGAGAAATTCCGAAGCGGCCACGATTTGCAAGAAAACGTTTCCGTTGAATGTTTCACAGCAGTTGCACCGAGCAAGACGATGCACGAGGATGTATGTGCCTTGGCCTTCGAAAAAGAAACCGATCTCATCATTTTCGGGATGGCCGACGGGACTGCAGCAGAACGAAGGCTCTGTCGCAACGTCCGGAATGCCTCACCTAGctccgttgcggttctaatGGACCAAGGACGGCTTCCAGATTTCAAGAACATGGGAACGGCGATGAAGAACGGCTCAATGAGAATCAACATCTGTTCAATATTCCTCGGTGGAGCAGACGACCGTGAGACACTGGCCTTTGCGGTTAGAATGACAAACCAACCTTACGTAAACCTAACCGTTCTTAAACTTGTCGACGGTGAAAACGTCTCACACCTAAACGACGTCGTAGAGAAAAGACTCGATTTCAGAACCATCGAAAAATTCCGTCAAGACACCATGAACAAACACAATGTCGCTTTACGAGAG GTATGGATAAAGGAAGCGAGTGATCTGGTGAACCTACTGAGAGAGGAAGGTAACAATTACGATCTGATCATGGTTGGAATCAGACACGAAAAAAGTTTCGAAGTGCTTCAAGGATTATCGGTATGGAGTGAGATCGAGGAGCTTGGAGAGATCGGAGATCTGCTCGTTTCCAGGGATCTCAAGCTTTCTGCATCGGTTTTGGCCGTACAACAACAACTCTCCTCTGTCGTCGAGGAGGTTTAA
- the CHX27 gene encoding cation/H+ exchanger 27 (cation/H+ exchanger 27 (CHX27); BEST Arabidopsis thaliana protein match is: cation/H+ exchanger 26 (TAIR:AT5G01680.1); Has 1807 Blast hits to 1807 proteins in 277 species: Archae - 0; Bacteria - 0; Metazoa - 736; Fungi - 347; Plants - 385; Viruses - 0; Other Eukaryotes - 339 (source: NCBI BLink).) — MENITKTFQYGGVDWLCEPWVGAGSLGIGRGENPLKFALPLLLLQISVFSIFSVSFQFLLRPFGKFAFLTQMLAGICLGPSVIGRNKQYMATFFYARSVYIIESFEAICFLFICYITTCQVDTRMIKRVGKLAFINGILLFLIPFVWGQFAAILISKRLKSGPAGIPPVEFHHVAIVQSTMFFQVVYGVLSSLKMLNTEPGRLALASMMVHDCLSWCFFMLNIAIKLNVDLPNKNRAAFLSVLQMIMILVIAYVFRPLMLWMKNRTPEGHSLKASYLSVICVLLFISCLWAEFVGLPYFFGAVVLGLATPKRPPLGTGLSDKIGCFVWSVLMPCYVIGIGLNIDLSLFSWRDVIRFELLFGVVRFAKMIAIALPSLYYKVPLWHAILVGFIVNIQGLYDVQIYKQNFNYTKISSKSFGAMVMSATVNSTIFIVIVKKLYQTMSKRNPYKRRTVQHCRVEAPLRILTCFRNREAVRPVLDLVELSRPAIGSPLSVFAVNLEELNNHSLPLLIHHTQEISPFLVPSRRDQIVKAFHNFEKTNQETVLIECFTAVAPRKTMHEDVCAIAFDQETDIVILTLDAGIELWERLLCRNLLHNCPCSVALFIDRGRLPDFRFVPLKKLTINIGAIFLGGPDDREMLAYATRLASHPSVELQVFRLVDQNGVSPLRDMVERNHDMRVINVFRKENSEKNIIFREVRIEEAVNLLDLLRKEGDDFDLMMVGIRHEENLLMLEGLSEWSDMKELGEVGDVLISKDLELSVSVLAVQQ, encoded by the exons ATGgaaaatataaccaaaacttTTCAGTACGGAGGAGTTGATTGGCTTTGCGAGCCATGGGTAGGTGCAGGCTCTTTGGGGATTGGCCGGGGAGAGAATCCGCTCAAGTttgctcttcctcttcttctccttcagaTTTCTGTCTTTTCCATATTTTCCGTAtcttttcagtttcttcttcggCCTTTTGGAAAATTTGCATTCCTCACTCAGATGCTG GCTGGGATCTGCTTAGGACCGTCCGTTATAGGACGTAACAAACAGTACATGGCTACATTCTTCTACGCGAGAAGCGTGTACATAATCGAATCCTTCGAGGCCAtatgttttctcttcatttgCTACATCACAACATGTCAAGTAGACACTAGGATGATAAAGAGAGTAGGCAAGTTAGCATTCATAAACGGCATCTTACTTTTCCTCATACCTTTCGTATGGGGCCAATTCGCGGCCATCTTGATCTCCAAGAGGCTCAAAAGCGGGCCTGCGGGGATCCCTCCCGTGGAGTTCCACCATGTAGCGATCGTCCAGTCCACAATGTTTTTTCAGGTGGTTTACGGAGTCTTGTCGAGCCTAAAGATGTTGAACACTGAGCCAGGGAGGTTAGCACTTGCATCCATGATGGTGCATGACTGCCTCTCTTGGTGTTTTTTCATGCTTAACATCGCCATTAAACTTAATGTTGACTTACCCAATAAAAATCGCGCTGCTTTCTTGTCCGTCTTACAG ATGATAATGATATTGGTGATAGCATATGTGTTCCGACCACTAATGCTGTGGATGAAGAATCGAACACCAGAAGGACACTCTCTCAAGGCCTCCTATCTCTCTGTTATATGCGTCTTGCTCTTCATCTCCTGCCTCTGGGCAGAATTTGTGGGTTTACCTTACTTCTTTGGTGCGGTCGTCTTAGGTCTAGCCACCCCAAAACGTCCGCCTCTAGGCACGGGACTGTCAGACAAAATcggttgttttgtttggtctgTCCTGATGCCTTGCTACGTCATTGGGATTGGCCTCAATATCGATCTCTCACTGTTTTCCTGGAGAGATGTTATCCGGTTTGAGCTACTTTTTGGGGTGGTCAGGTTTGCCAAAATGATAGCCATTGCCTTGCCTTCCCTTTACTATAAAGTGCCTCTTTGGCACGCCATTCTTGTCGGGTTTATCGTCAATATACAAGGACTTTACGACGTTCAAATATACAAACAGAATTTCAATTACACG AAAATATCAAGCAAATCTTTTGGAGCAATGGTGATGTCAGCAACGGTAAACTCGACAATTTTCATAGTGATAGTGAAGAAACTGTACCAAACCATGAGCAAACGCAACCCTTACAAGAGACGTACGGTGCAACACTGCCGAGTGGAGGCTCCCCTAAGGATCCTCACTTGTTTCCGGAACCGTGAGGCGGTCCGCCCGGTGCTTGACCTCGTCGAACTCTCTCGTCCAGCCATCGGGTCTCCTCTCTCAGTCTTCGCGGTGAATCTAGAAGAGCTTAATAACCATAGTCTTCCCCTCCTTATCCATCACACGCAAGAGATTAGTCCCTTCCTCGTGCCTAGCCGAAGGGACCAGATCGTTAAGGCCTTCCACAACTTCGAGAAGACTAATCAGGAGACCGTGTTGATAGAGTGCTTCACGGCAGTGGCACCGCGAAAGACGATGCACGAGGACGTGTGTGCGATTGCCTTTGACCAGGAAACAGATATTGTGATCCTAACTCTTGATGCCGGGATCGAGTTATGGGAGAGGCTCCTGTGTCGTAATCTCCTGCACAACTGTCCCTGCTCTGTTGCGCTTTTCATAGACAGAGGAAGGCTCCCAGATTTCAGGTTCGTTCCACTGAAAAAGCTTACCATCAATATTGGTGCTATCTTCTTAGGAGGACCAGATGACCGTGAAATGCTTGCGTATGCAACACGCTTAGCCAGCCATCCAAGCGTCGAGCTCCAAGTCTTCCGGCTCGTGGACCAGAACGGCGTCTCTCCGCTCAGAGACATGGTCGAGAGGAATCACGACATGAGAGTCATCAACGTCTTCCGCAAAGAAAATTCCGAGAAAAACATCATCTTCAGAGAG GTAAGAATAGAGGAAGCAGTGAATCTACTGGATCTACTAAGGAAGGAAGGGGACGACTTCGATCTGATGATGGTCGGGATAAGACACGAAGAAAATCTTTTGATGTTGGAAGGATTGTCAGAATGGAGCGATATGAAGGAGTTAGGAGAGGTTGGAGATGTGTTGATCTCCAAAGATCTCGAGCTCTCTGTTTCGGTTCTCGCCGTACAGCAATGA
- a CDS encoding methyltransferase (methyltransferases; FUNCTIONS IN: methyltransferase activity; INVOLVED IN: metabolic process; LOCATED IN: endomembrane system; EXPRESSED IN: sperm cell, male gametophyte, pollen tube; EXPRESSED DURING: L mature pollen stage, M germinated pollen stage; CONTAINS InterPro DOMAIN/s: Methyltransferase FkbM (InterPro:IPR006342), Methyltransferase type 11 (InterPro:IPR013216); BEST Arabidopsis thaliana protein match is: unknown protein (TAIR:AT3G53400.1); Has 1807 Blast hits to 1807 proteins in 277 species: Archae - 0; Bacteria - 0; Metazoa - 736; Fungi - 347; Plants - 385; Viruses - 0; Other Eukaryotes - 339 (source: NCBI BLink).), with protein sequence METSMGKPSFLRNIMVRVLLFGVLIIVVRFAYVVTITGESCNRGDFCFFSLPENLNFVISGAASGSSAIDAIRSTSPGDDLYTTRDWIKSVQFYSSIFQDLIADGYLSPESKTLCVETAIGQEVHSLREIGVKNSVGISKKASRPLVVRGEGHAIPFEDNAFDFVFSGGDRLGKSLKQLEFADEITRTLKPEGFAVVHVGATDTYSFNSFLDLFNSCRLVKMRDIDGFDPSMPHIREFVIQKYSEIDGGGHHHRGGGDSGGKCWIPGYKRDLIRDAEPLIQEEPLKPWITLKRNIKNIKYVPSMVDIRFKSRYVYVDVGARSYGSSIGSWFKKEYPKQNKTFDVFAIEADKAFHEEYKIKKKVNLLPYAAWVRNETLSFEINHDPGKEVEAKAKGRGMGRIQPVKKSDSSDLAGEVNLIQGFDFADWLKKSVRERDFVVMKMDVEGTEFDLIPRLIKTGAICLIDELFLECHYNRWQRCCPGQRSQKYNKTYNQCLELFNSLRQRGVLVHQWW encoded by the coding sequence ATGGAGACTTCCATGGGGAAACCCAGCTTCTTACGGAATATAATGGTTCGCGTGCTTCTCTTTGGTGTTCTTATCATCGTTGTGAGATTTGCTTATGTTGTCACCATCACCGGTGAATCATGCAATCGCGGCgacttctgcttcttctctctccctGAGAATCTCAACTTTGTCATCTCCGGTGCTGCCTCCGGCTCTTCTGCTATCGACGCCATCAGATCTACTTCCCCTGGGGATGATCTCTACACCACCAGGGATTGGATCAAATCCGTTCAGTTTTACTCCTCCATCTTCCAGGATCTGATCGCCGACGGTTATCTATCGCCTGAATCGAAGACGCTTTGTGTAGAGACGGCGATTGGACAAGAGGTTCACTCGCTCAGAGAGATTGGGGTGAAGAACTCCGTCGGGATCTCTAAGAAAGCTTCTAGGCCGTTGGTGGTTAGAGGCGAGGGACATGCTATTCCCTTTGAGGATAACGCTTTCGATTTTGTATTCTCCGGTGGTGACCGCCTTGGGAAGTCGTTGAAGCAGTTGGAATTCGCCGATGAGATTACTCGAACACTGAAACCCGAAGGGTTTGCGGTGGTTCATGTTGGGGCTACAGATACGTACAGTTTCAATTCATTCCTTGATTTGTTTAATTCTTGCAGATTGGTGAAGATGCGTGATATCGATGGTTTTGATCCTTCGATGCCTCATATCAGAGAATTTGTTATTCAGAAATACTCAGAGATTGATGGTGGTGGTCATCACCACCGTGGTGGTGGTGATTCTGGTGGAAAGTGCTGGATTCCGGGTTACAAAAGAGATTTGATTCGGGATGCAGAGCCACTGATTCAAGAGGAGCCTCTTAAGCCATGGATTACACTTAAGAGGAACATCAAGAATATTAAATATGTGCCTTCTATGGTTGATATACGTTTCAAGAGTAGATACGTTTACGTTGATGTTGGTGCTAGAAGTTATGGATCCAGTATTGGGAGTTGGTTCAAGAAAGAGTACCCTAAGCagaacaaaacttttgatgttttcgCCATTGAGGCTGACAAAGCCTTTCACGAAGAGTataagataaagaagaaggtgaacCTGTTGCCATACGCAGCGTGGGTGAGGAACGAGACGTTATCGTTTGAGATCAATCACGATCCGGGAAAGGAAGTGGAAGCCAAAGCAAAGGGCAGGGGGATGGGCAGAATCCAGCCGGTTAAAAAGTCTGACTCGAGTGACTTAGCTGGAGAGGTGAATTTGATTCAAGGGTTTGATTTCGCTGACTGGTTGAAGAAGAGTGTGAGAGAGAGGGACTTTGTTGTGATGAAGATGGATGTTGAAGGAACCGAATTCGATCTGATCCCGAGGCTAATCAAGACAGGAGCGATTTGTCTAATAGATGAGTTGTTCCTTGAATGCCATTACAACAGGTGGCAGAGATGTTGTCCTGGTCAAAGGAGCCAAAAGTACAACAAGACTTATAACCAATGCTTAGAGCTCTTCAATTCGCTCAGACAAAGAGGGGTGCTTGTCCATCAATGGTGGTAA
- a CDS encoding Protein phosphatase 2C family protein (Protein phosphatase 2C family protein; FUNCTIONS IN: protein serine/threonine phosphatase activity, catalytic activity; INVOLVED IN: biological_process unknown; LOCATED IN: cellular_component unknown; EXPRESSED IN: 9 plant structures; EXPRESSED DURING: L mature pollen stage, M germinated pollen stage, 4 anthesis, petal differentiation and expansion stage; CONTAINS InterPro DOMAIN/s: Protein phosphatase 2C-related (InterPro:IPR001932), Protein phosphatase 2C (InterPro:IPR015655), Protein phosphatase 2C, N-terminal (InterPro:IPR014045); BEST Arabidopsis thaliana protein match is: Protein phosphatase 2C family protein (TAIR:AT3G02750.2); Has 5490 Blast hits to 5489 proteins in 289 species: Archae - 0; Bacteria - 8; Metazoa - 1364; Fungi - 619; Plants - 2389; Viruses - 5; Other Eukaryotes - 1105 (source: NCBI BLink).), which translates to MSIKQGKKGINQDAMTVWENFGGEEDTIFCGVFDGHGPMGHKISRHVCENLPSRVHSKIRSSKSAGDENIENNSSQSQEELFREFEDILVTFFKQIDSELGLDSPYDSFCSGTTAVTVFKQADCLVIANLGHSRAVLGTRSKNSFKAVQLTVDLKPCVQREAERIVSCKGRVFAMEEEPDVYRVWMPDDDCPGLAMSRAFGDFCLKDYGLVCIPDVFCRKVSREDEFVVLATDGIWDVLSNEEVVKVVGSCKDRSVAAEMLVQRAARTWRTKFPASKADDCAVVVLYLNHRPYPREGNVSRAISTISWRSNKSNNECYGAAPLSPLGLSQRVS; encoded by the exons ATGTCAATCAAACAAGGGAAAAAAGGAATAAATCAAGACGCCATGACAGTCTGGGAG AACTTTGGTGGGGAAGAAGATACGATCTTTTGCGGTGTATTTGACGGTCACGGTCCCATGGGTCACAAGATTTCTCGTCACGTATGTGAAAATTTACCTTCGAGGGTCCATTCAAAAATTAGATCTTCCAAATCTGCCGGCGATGAAAACATAGAGAATAATAGTTCACAGAGTCAGGAGGAACTCTTCCGTGAATTCGAGGACATTCTAGTGACATTCTTCAAGCAAATAGACAGTGAACTTGGTCTCGACTCTCCTTATGATAGTTTTTGCAGCGGTACAACTGCTGTAACTGTCTTTAAACAG GCTGACTGTTTGGTGATCGCCAACTTGGGACATTCACGAGCCGTTCTTGGCACCCGAAGCAAGAACAGTTTCAAAGCTGTCCAACTCACGGTTGATCTGAAACCCTGTGTCCAAC GCGAAGCAGAGAGAATAGTGTCATGCAAGGGAAGGGTGTTTGCTATGGAAGAGGAACCCGATGTGTATAGAGTGTGGATGCCTGATGATGATTGCCCGGGGCTCGCAATGTCAAGGGCTTTTGGTGATTTCTGCCTCAAAGACTATGGACTTGTCTGCATTCCTGACGTCTTCTGCAGAAAAGTCAGCAGAGAAGACGAGTTTGTGGTTCTAGCTACTGATGGG ATTTGGGATGTTTTGTCAAACGAAGAAGTGGTGAAAGTTGTAGGTTCCTGCAAGGACCGGTCAGTTGCAGCTGAGATGTTGGTTCAGCGAGCCGCTCGGACTTGGAGAACAAAGTTTCCAGCCTCAAAAGCTGATGACTGTGCGGTGGTGGTGCTTTACCTAAACCACCGGCCTTACCCAAGAGAAGGAAACGTGAGCCGAGCAATATCAACTATTTCCTGGAGATCAAATAAGAGCAATAACGAGTGTTATGGAGCCGCACCATTGTCACCATTGGGTCTATCCCAAAGGGTTTCATAG
- a CDS encoding Protein phosphatase 2C family protein (Protein phosphatase 2C family protein; FUNCTIONS IN: protein serine/threonine phosphatase activity, catalytic activity; INVOLVED IN: biological_process unknown; LOCATED IN: cellular_component unknown; EXPRESSED IN: 9 plant structures; EXPRESSED DURING: L mature pollen stage, M germinated pollen stage, 4 anthesis, petal differentiation and expansion stage; CONTAINS InterPro DOMAIN/s: Protein phosphatase 2C-related (InterPro:IPR001932), Protein phosphatase 2C (InterPro:IPR015655), Protein phosphatase 2C, N-terminal (InterPro:IPR014045); BEST Arabidopsis thaliana protein match is: Protein phosphatase 2C family protein (TAIR:AT5G36250.1); Has 5499 Blast hits to 5498 proteins in 290 species: Archae - 0; Bacteria - 8; Metazoa - 1364; Fungi - 621; Plants - 2393; Viruses - 5; Other Eukaryotes - 1108 (source: NCBI BLink).): MGVCCSKGTGIIVEHGADDGNECGDGEAEVRDTNDGAVVRTRGSSKHVSMSIKQGKKGINQDAMTVWENFGGEEDTIFCGVFDGHGPMGHKISRHVCENLPSRVHSKIRSSKSAGDENIENNSSQSQEELFREFEDILVTFFKQIDSELGLDSPYDSFCSGTTAVTVFKQADCLVIANLGHSRAVLGTRSKNSFKAVQLTVDLKPCVQREAERIVSCKGRVFAMEEEPDVYRVWMPDDDCPGLAMSRAFGDFCLKDYGLVCIPDVFCRKVSREDEFVVLATDGIWDVLSNEEVVKVVGSCKDRSVAAEMLVQRAARTWRTKFPASKADDCAVVVLYLNHRPYPREGNVSRAISTISWRSNKSNNECYGAAPLSPLGLSQRVS, from the exons ATGGGGGTCTGTTGTAGCAAGGGCACAGGGATAATTGTGGAGCATGGCGCTGATGATGGTAATGAATGTGGAGACGGAGAGGCTGAGGTTAGGGACACAAATGATGGAGCTGTTGTAAGGACGCGTGGATCATCCAAACACGTTTCCATGTCAATCAAACAAGGGAAAAAAGGAATAAATCAAGACGCCATGACAGTCTGGGAG AACTTTGGTGGGGAAGAAGATACGATCTTTTGCGGTGTATTTGACGGTCACGGTCCCATGGGTCACAAGATTTCTCGTCACGTATGTGAAAATTTACCTTCGAGGGTCCATTCAAAAATTAGATCTTCCAAATCTGCCGGCGATGAAAACATAGAGAATAATAGTTCACAGAGTCAGGAGGAACTCTTCCGTGAATTCGAGGACATTCTAGTGACATTCTTCAAGCAAATAGACAGTGAACTTGGTCTCGACTCTCCTTATGATAGTTTTTGCAGCGGTACAACTGCTGTAACTGTCTTTAAACAG GCTGACTGTTTGGTGATCGCCAACTTGGGACATTCACGAGCCGTTCTTGGCACCCGAAGCAAGAACAGTTTCAAAGCTGTCCAACTCACGGTTGATCTGAAACCCTGTGTCCAAC GCGAAGCAGAGAGAATAGTGTCATGCAAGGGAAGGGTGTTTGCTATGGAAGAGGAACCCGATGTGTATAGAGTGTGGATGCCTGATGATGATTGCCCGGGGCTCGCAATGTCAAGGGCTTTTGGTGATTTCTGCCTCAAAGACTATGGACTTGTCTGCATTCCTGACGTCTTCTGCAGAAAAGTCAGCAGAGAAGACGAGTTTGTGGTTCTAGCTACTGATGGG ATTTGGGATGTTTTGTCAAACGAAGAAGTGGTGAAAGTTGTAGGTTCCTGCAAGGACCGGTCAGTTGCAGCTGAGATGTTGGTTCAGCGAGCCGCTCGGACTTGGAGAACAAAGTTTCCAGCCTCAAAAGCTGATGACTGTGCGGTGGTGGTGCTTTACCTAAACCACCGGCCTTACCCAAGAGAAGGAAACGTGAGCCGAGCAATATCAACTATTTCCTGGAGATCAAATAAGAGCAATAACGAGTGTTATGGAGCCGCACCATTGTCACCATTGGGTCTATCCCAAAGGGTTTCATAG